The region TCTCTGGTAAGAGAAAAACAACTGAATACAGAAAAAAATGAAGCCGAAATACAGGTAAAACTGGAAAAAGAAGAACAAGCGAGGCTAAAAGCTGAACAAGAATTGCTGACCTTGCAGCAACAGAAATTACAAACCGAAGTACTGGCCAATCATCTGCATCTTCAGCATAAGAATGAAGTTCTTCAGCAATTACAAACCCGATTATCGGATACAGATATCAACATTAATCAGGTAGTAAAAGAAGTTGGTCGTGTAGATAAGGATTTTGAAAAAGCTAAATTCAGAATTCAGGAGCTGCATCCGGATTTCTTTAGAAGTATCAGTGAAAAAGCGCTGCAAAGACTTACGGCACTAGATTTAAAATATTGTTCTTATATCTATCTGGGAATGGATACAAAACAAATAGCCCATCTGTTACATGTGGAACCAAAGAGTGTAAGAATGGCGAAATACCGTCTGAAAAAGAAATTTGGGCTGGATGAAGATACTGATCTCGATACTTTCTTTTCAGTGATCTTAGGCAATACGGATCCGGATAAAATGCTTTAAGCAGCTGATAAATTAATAGCAGTAAAAAAATTACTGCCTAATTAATCGCTTTCTTAAAATAATAGTAATATTCGTATCCATCGTCAAAGTTCCGGGTAAATGAGGTTGTGAGCTCCCAGCCATTTTCGCCCATAATATCCAGAGCCTGTGACGGACTGGTTGTTTTGGAAATATCTGCTCTTATATTATCACTAACATATTTACCGTTCACCCATGTTTTATCTTTATAATAATGCTGGAAAACAACCTCCGCATAAGCATATTTTTGTCCGGCAAGTATTTTAATATTTTTATTAAAAGATGGATCAGGCTTAAGTCTGTCATTTTTTGCAAAAAACAACAAGCTGCTAAAAACTGTAACAAATACAAAAAGCTTTCTCATAGCAAATACTCTGGGGTTTAAGATGGTCGAAAATATCAATATGTTATCTGAAAAACTATTTAAAAGATCTCCACTTCGGAATAAATACCAACAGACCTACTCCAATAAAAAAGAACATCATGAATACATCTGTATACAGGAATGTCATCAGATAATTCAGGTGAATGATAAAGTGGATCATAATAAGAACAGGAAACAAATAAACTGCAACTTTTCTGAAGTAATAAATCCCTACTAAAGACAAAATAGCCAGAGCATCCAGACTAAACAGCAATGTAATATACCATTGAGGTATTTGCATCTTTTCTTTCATACCCACTGTCATGTAGTCTACATTGAGATTATTAATCAGTAACAATAATAAAACACCCAATATTAAATAAAAAGGGGTTCCACGTTTTGGCTCATGTTCGTTTTCGAAATAGTCCTGTTCTTCCATATAAAATAATAATAAAAAAGCTTTTGAAAATTCAAAAGCTTTTGTACTGTAAATTTATTAAATAAAGTTTTAAATAATTGCCTGAATAAGACGATTTTTATCACTTAAGTATTCTTCCATAGAAATCATACTTTCTGTACGCATAACATCTGCAATATCATCGATTTGATAAATAATGCGCTTCGCGTCATCTGTGTTTTTAGCTCTTATTTTAATAAAAATGTTATATTTTCCGGAAATAACACTAGCTTCCACTACGTTAGGGATTTTTGCTAATTCCTTTAATACCTCCTGCGTTCTGTTAGACTTTGTAAGCAGGATACCGATAAACGCAGTAAAATGGTAATCCAATTTCCCATAGTCTATATTCAAAGAAGACCCCAGGATAATTCCTGCATCTTCCATCTTCTTAACTCTTACGTGAATAGTCCCCGCAGAAACATCCATTAATTTTGCAATTTCTGTAAAAGGCATTCTTGTATTTGCAACTAAATAGCCAAGAATCTTATTGTCTATTTCGTCCAATTGATAGTTCATAATTTTTATTTTAATTTAAAAAAAAATATTATTCTTTATTTATAATGCAAATTTAAGAAAATATACTTTAAACAAAAAACTTTAACGATTTTTAATATATATGCACTATAAAAAATCAATTACGATAAAAACAATAAAATAGAAGCGTTACTTTCTTATAGAATCCTGAACGGCTTTGTTATCAGTTTTATTTTTCTTCTTCTCTTTATTTTTCTTTTTTCCAAATAGTTCACTGAACTTATTAAAGCTTCTGGTATAAGCTACACCGGCTCCATAACTCTGATTATCACTGGCATTAGATCCTACTACAAGCCCGATATTTGCAGGTTTGGAATAAGCATGAAGAACGAGACTTCCGTCATTTGCTTTGGAAACATCGTACTCTATAGAACCTTCACCCGAAAGATAATTGTTCTGCACATCTGCAGTACGGGTAATCGGAATACCAATACCTGTTTTAATTTTCACACGGGGAGAAAGGGTAAGATTAACACTTGTATTGGCCCGGTCTCCTGTATTGGATACCTGATCTCCTTTAATATAGTCCATGTCGATCTGGAAATCATTACTAATCGCATTAAATACCGATGCCAAATTCTTGAATAGCATACTGTATCCTGTAGATACTGCTGCATTTCCTATCGTAACTCCGTCTAATGAAGAAGTGACGTTGAAGCTATTCATAATAAGCACCGAACCGATCTGCTTAATCTTCTCGTCTTCTGTATTCAGTTTAGAAGCCAAAGCTTCACGAATCTGACTGGAAGCATCCGGTAATATAATATCCATAGCAATAGCACCTTGCCGGTTTAGCTCTTGCATTTTATTTTTAATCTTAATCTGCAATTCAACATTCGTGGGCTGAAGTTTACCCACAGTAAGATACTCACCAAGGTTGGTAACAACTCTGTAGTAATTTGCCACAATATTCAGATAAGGATTCATTACGTTTCCATCCCATGCAATATTACTTCCCTTTTCAATCTGGAAAGTTCTTTCCAAAATTGCTTTGGAAACAAAAGTACCGTTATCCACAGCATAAACCCCGTTCATTGACATCATCCCGGTACGGTTCATATTGAACCTGAGGTTATTGGCCATACCTCTTACACTGATATTTCCAACATTATCTCCCACCAGTACATTTACTGTGGAGTTTTTATCGACATCAAGGATCAGACCAATGTTCATATTGGCTCCTGAATTTACTTTTTGTTCAATAGAAACTTCACCTGTCTTTTCATCTACTTTAAGGAACCTCAACATTTTAAATTCTTCGACCGAAGAAGCAGTGCTGGTATTTAGTGTAAATTCACTACCTCCAAGAACCGCAGCCTTGGCATCTATATTTAATTTTGAAGATAAACCTGAAATGTTGATAATCCCTTTTGCAGTAACTCTTCCCCAAAAAGTATCAAAATCTTTTTGAGAAGTATTCAACAATAATAAATCGTCTGCTTGTATAATAAGGTTGATCCCTAATGACGAAAGGTTTTCAAAATTAATAGCTCCTGCTATAGTCCCGGAAGAATTAGCTCTTCCGTCATTTACTTTAAGTCCGTCCAGAACAACCAGACCTTTGGAAACCGGAATTACCGCATCTGCAAAATTGTAATCTACACCTGTAAAGATAAATTTGAATCCAAGTCCGGTCATTGAAATATCTCCGGAATAATCAACATTACTCAGCGGTCCCGATATTTTCACCTCACCGTTAGCTTTACCTCTAAGGTTAGAAAAAAGACTCTTTACAAATTCTCCCGCAAATGCGATATTAAAATCTTTTAACGATGTTGTAAGGTCTAATGTTGGTGAAGGAGTATTGTTATTAATTGTTCCGTGAAGGGCCAGATTATTATCCCCTAATACTCCGGAGTCCGATGCAATATGTGCATCGATATCATAAACATTTACAGCACTGCTGTTTTTAGCATTTAATACAAGATTACCAACATCCTGCCCACTCATTTTAATTGCCTCAACTTTAATATCGACAATAGGTTGAAGATCATTTTTATTCATTTTGATCTTTGCAGACCCATTGGCAATACCACGTATATCCATACTATTTTCTCCCGGCAGGAAAGCCAGTACCTTAGCCAATTGCAGGTTATCCAGTTTTATTTCGGTATCAAAATCCTTTCCGCCTTTAAACATTCCGTTGATCAGAATACTACTTTCTTCTGAAAATAACCTAAGGTTGCTCACCAGAAAATCTCCTTGCTTCTTTCGGTAAACAATAGAATGGTTGAGTTCTGCGGATGTGTCCACACTCCAGGTATCTTTATTCAGTTTTACGGATGTTGGTTCAAAACGTACAGCAATATCTCCGTTAGGATTGGTTACCTGATTCAGGTTGACTGCATATTCTTTAAGTTTTCCGGAGGCATCCTGCGATTCATTTCCAACTTTAAATGTAGAAGCAATATGCAGAATCTTGTCGTCTTCATTAGTTCCTTTCAGCACAATATCCCTTACAATATTCTTGTTGTATTTTATTTTCTGAATATTTGCCAGAATCTGCTCCTGATGGAGTGCTGTATTAATTTTCAGATGAATACTGTCTACAACAGCACTATCCGTAACAACAGCTTTTTCTTCTATTTTATACTGAGGATTAAGTCTTGCCAATGCTCTGTCGGCTTCCTTAATTTCTTCTTTCTTAGTCATTACATATTTCAGACTTGGTACATCCGCATCCAAATTAAGATCATTGGTATCCCCTATATAAGCTCCTTTAACGTGAGCCCCGGAAGGTATATATACGTCTGGTAAGAAATAGCTGATAAGCTTTTGCTGCACATCGAACTCCAGATTAAAATTCTGTCCTTTGTATATTTTTTTTGGCAGATAACCTACCAATACATTTCCAAGACCACTTTGTGCCATACTGGCCAAATCTCCGAGATTAAAACGTCCTACAATTTTACCTTTTGCTGCGCCAGGTGCATCTACATCAATAACTCTGTTTCCGTTATCGAAAAAGGCTTTGACATTGGCATTGGGTATTTCAAATTTCTGGTCAGAGGAAGTAAATTTCAGATTTTCCAAACTGGCATCCAGATTAAGATCATTAATATCTGTCATCGAAATTTTACCGTCGAAAATGCCACTTACACTGGCATTAGCATTGGCATTATTACCGAAATAGTTCAGATTGAGATATTCTATCTCACTTTTTACATCAGCTTGTATTCTTTTGGTACTAAAGTCAATTAGTCCTTTTACATTCCCTTTAATCTGGTCATCGTTAATAACAATAAGTCCATCATATTTCCGCTGAGCAAGATTACCATCCAAAGAAAGATTGTGTACATCTTTCCCCATAATCTGAATACGCTGTATATCGGATTTTGTTTGTAACGAAAGTGTATTAACATCAAATCCCTGTCCGTTTACATTGATATTCCCTGTAATGAGTCCTACATCTTTATTTTTGGTGAATGCTGTAACATTAAGGTCTTTCACAAAAATATCGCCTACATATTTTGGATCTTTTGAACTGTAATCCGAGAGTGTTACACTTTTGATTTCAGCCTGCCCTATTCCTGTGATCAGATTACCACTTGCAATAACATGGTGTGGATCCACGTCTGCCTTACCATTGAATTTTATATTCTGGAAAACATCTGCAAAATTTCCCATCTTCCCGGAAATAAACTTCGGTAACATAGCACGCAGATCTGGATATGTAAAATCAGCAGACATCTGATCTGTAGTAATATGGTATTTGCCTTTAAGGAGATCTTTTACCTGCATTTTAGACGTCTGAACCTTTACATCTTTGCCACGAACTAAAAAATTATTCAGCGTAAATTTGTTTAGGGGGCCATCCATTTTACCAGAAATATTAATCGGTATATAGTTATCCCATCTGTCTACAAAATAGCTAATATCATAACCACTTACCTGGCTGCCTAACTTCAGTGTCATGTTCCAGAATACTTTATTGGTAAAATCAGCAAAGTGGGTTTTCTTATCCAGATTCAGTACCAGATCCCCCATTAGTAATGAGTGATCGGTATTCAGAGTAAGATCTTTAAATGTCAGCTTTTCTTTAGTCAAAGAGAAATCCGTAGAGAAAGTTTCCACAAGGTGCTTTTTCCCCCAACGTACTGTTTGGAAGGTCATATTATTGATCCGCGCACTTACATCAGGACCTTTAACTTTTAGTAAGGGAGCTGTAAGATTAAAATGATCTGCTGTCAGCCATTTTGCTTCCTCTCCGGTATGATTCTGATTGACAATAGAAATTTTACTATCCAGAATCTGTACCCTGGAACGCAGCTGGAACATCGGTTTATTCGGGTTTCTGGGCTTGCCATCATCAAATTTGCTGATAAAGCGGTTAAAGTTATCTATAGAATCACCTTTATAAGTAATGACTTTTACATCAGCATTTTTTAAAACCATGGACTTAAAAGCCAGGGTATTGGTGGAACCAATATCCAGTAAAGAAAACCAATCGGAACTCGCACGGTATTCTTTCGCTTTTATAAAAGGGAAACCTCTGTGATCTTTTATCTCTAATCCTTCAATTGTAACATCTCCGAAAATATTAAGATTTACATTTTTTTTAGAAATTTCGATCCCAAAATCTTTGTTTAGGGAACCCAAAGCTTTAGTTGCCGCCCAGTCTTTGGTAACCGGTAAACTTACCACAATAAAAAACAGCCCTACAATACCCAATCCTATATAAAAAAGGTACAATAATAGTTTGGCCCACCAACTGTAATGTGATGCATCTTCTATTGCCTGTTTTGCAACATCCTCAGCAAAATGTTCTGCATCATCTACCGCTTTGGAAACCGTATCTATGGTTTTATCTACAGCTTTTCCGATCTGCTTTTCAATCGGTTTTTCGTTATTGTCCTTATTATTCTCTAAATTTGCCATCTATGAGCAAGTCTGTTATTTTAGGTATTGAGTCTTCTTGTGATGACACTTCTGCTGCCATCATACAGGGGAATAGCATTTTGTCCAACATTGCAGCCAACCAGAAAATTCATCTGGAATATGGTGGCGTTGTTCCAGAACTGGCTTCCCGCGCGCATCAGCAAAATATTATCCCTGTTGTTCACCAAGCACTCAACCAAGCAAATATACAACAAAATGAAATTTGTGCCATAGGTTTTACGCGGGGACCTGGTCTTTTGGGGTCACTTCTTGTGGGAACCTCCTTCGCTAAATCATTGGCGATGTCTCTGGATGTCCCATTGATAGAAGTCAATCATCTTCAGGCACATATCCTTGCACATTTCATTGAAGATGCTAATCCTAATCCGCCAAAATTCCCATTCATTTGCCTTACTGTGAGTGGTGGACATACACTGATTGTACTGGTAAAAGATTATTTCGATATGGAAATTCTTGGCAGAACAATAGATGATGCTGCCGGAGAAGCTTTTGATAAAATAGGTAAGATTATGGATCTGGATTACCCTGCCGGACCTATTATAGATAAGCTTTCTAAGGAAGGAGATGAAAATGCATTTCAATTCAACAAACCTAAATTGGAGGGTTATGACTACTCTTTCAGCGGGATTAAAACTTCAGTTTTATATTTCCTTCAGAAGGAAGTAAAAAAGAATCCTGAGTTTGTTAAGGAAAATCTGAACAATCTATGTGCTTCTGTTCAGAAAAACATTATTGATATTCTTCTTAAAAAACTGGAAAAAGCGGCTGATGATTACGGTGTAAAAGAAATTGCTATTGCAGGCGGAGTATCTGCTAATTCAAAATTAAGAAGTGCCCTACAGGAGCTTTCTGAGAAAAAAGGATGGAACTATTACATACCGAAATTTGAATATACTACCGACAACGCTGCAATGATTGCAATGGTTGCCAAACTGAAATACGAGAAAGGAGAATTTACAGATCTGAGGACCACAGCCACGGCTAAATATGATCTTTAAAGTTTTTTTGTATTTCTGAATTTTTGTTATTTTGAAAAATGCATACATATTACTTTGAAAAACTTCAGGTCTGGCAAAATTCAAAAGATTTTGTTCTAAAAGTATATTCTGTAACCAATACATTTCCTGAAAGTGAAAAGTTTGGAATTATTTCTCAAATTCAAAGAGCAAGCACGAGCATATCTGCAAACATAGCAGAGGGTTTTTCAAGAAATTCAGATAAAGAAAAAGCTAAATTCATTAATATCGCCTATGGTTCAGCTATCGAAGTGCTTAATTTTCTTATTATCAGTAAAGATCTTTTATTTCTTTCTGAGAAAGATTATACCGAACTTAGAAAGCAAATAGAACATATTACAAATCAGCTACAGGCTCTCAATAAGACTATTTCAAAATAACAAAAAAACGAAAAAACAGATAAGCCCAGCATGAAACTTTTTTACGGAAATATTACTGAAAACACTGTTCAGATTAATGAGGATGACCAACAACATATTGCAAAGGTTTTGCGTATGCGGGAAGGTGAAGAAATTTCGGTTACCAATGGAGAAGGTGCTTTAGCACATGGCCAACTTTATTTTGAAGGAAAAAAAGTGCTAATCGAAGTTACTGAACTACAAACAGAAACGCCTGATTTTCCACATCATCTGCATATAGCCATTGCCCCTACTAAGAATATTGACCGTACCGAGTTCTTTATTGAGAAAGCAACGGAAATGGGTGTAACAGAAATAAGCTTTTTGCTAACCGAAAAAACAGAACGTAAAAATCTGAATATTGATAAAATCAGAAAGCAGGTTATTGCAGCTTCAAAACAAAGTTTACGTTTCTATTTCCCGAAAGTGAACGATCTGATTAAAATCTCAGATTTCCTGCAAAAGGTAAATACTGAAAAAACCTATGTAGCACATTGCCATTCTGAATTAGAGAGACAGGATATTACCCGTTTGCAAATACAAAAAGATATTTGTTTCCTTATAGGCCCTGAAGGAGACTTCAGCCTGAAAGAAATCCAAATGCTTAAAGAAAAACAAATCAAGGCTGTAAGCCTTGGACCTCAACGTCTTCGTACAGAAACCGCAGGTGTATTTGTAGCAGCCTGGGGATATGAAAAAATGTTTTAGCCATATAGTTATTACATATAGAAAATGGTCAGAATGTATTTCTGACCATTTTTTTTATATTCTAGCTTTATTTAATCTTAGAAAGTAGCCTCTATATTGTATTTTTTCAGATAATGATTCAATACTTCATCTCCAGACCGAGTGCTGTTAACAGCCCAACGAATTTTCATTGCCAGCTTTTTGTCATCAGATAGTTTGTAATCAATATCCGATTTCAGAAGTTTTTGCTTTAGCTCATACATACAAATAGCCGCAGCTACAGAAACATTAAAACTCTGGGTAAAACCATACATCGGAATAATCAGCGTTTCGTCTGCAAAGTCCAGAACTTCCTGAGACACGCCTTCCATCTCGGTACCAAATATTAGTGCTACAGGTTCTTTTAGCTCATATTCCGGTAAAGAAACTGCATTTTTTTCCGGAGAAACGGCCAATATTTTATAACCTTTATCTCTGATTTGCTGCAGTGAAGCCATTGTTTTAGGCATTTTTTCTACCTGCATCCATGTATCCGCACCACGGGCAACTCTGGTATTGGGATTAAATACATTTTCTTCTTCCAATGCTACAATCTTATGAAAACCACAAGCTTCTACTGAACGAATAATTGCAGCAGCATTACGAAACTGATATATATTTTCCAGCACTGGTAATACAAAATCAGAGCTTTCTTCTGCATATTTATCAATTTTAAAAAGTCTTTCTTCAGTAAGAAATCCCTTCATATATTCATAGACATCTTGGTATCGCTGATCATTCATGCCCCAAAATTACTTATTTTCATCGATAAAACGGCGCTCTTCATCTGAAAGTAAAATGGGGGTTGCTTTTACTTCTCCACTCTGTATATTCTTCCAAAGTTTTTTTCCAAAATCTATTTTATTAGTCAATCCCTTATTGTCTGATTTATAAAACTGACTGAATGTAATTTCACGATTAAAAGTTCCGGTATGTTTTTGATCATCATACAGCATATAATATTCACCTGAAGTATGAGCAAAAGATGGTAAGTATTTATCATTGAGCTTATAA is a window of Elizabethkingia anophelis R26 DNA encoding:
- a CDS encoding translocation/assembly module TamB domain-containing protein; this translates as MANLENNKDNNEKPIEKQIGKAVDKTIDTVSKAVDDAEHFAEDVAKQAIEDASHYSWWAKLLLYLFYIGLGIVGLFFIVVSLPVTKDWAATKALGSLNKDFGIEISKKNVNLNIFGDVTIEGLEIKDHRGFPFIKAKEYRASSDWFSLLDIGSTNTLAFKSMVLKNADVKVITYKGDSIDNFNRFISKFDDGKPRNPNKPMFQLRSRVQILDSKISIVNQNHTGEEAKWLTADHFNLTAPLLKVKGPDVSARINNMTFQTVRWGKKHLVETFSTDFSLTKEKLTFKDLTLNTDHSLLMGDLVLNLDKKTHFADFTNKVFWNMTLKLGSQVSGYDISYFVDRWDNYIPINISGKMDGPLNKFTLNNFLVRGKDVKVQTSKMQVKDLLKGKYHITTDQMSADFTYPDLRAMLPKFISGKMGNFADVFQNIKFNGKADVDPHHVIASGNLITGIGQAEIKSVTLSDYSSKDPKYVGDIFVKDLNVTAFTKNKDVGLITGNINVNGQGFDVNTLSLQTKSDIQRIQIMGKDVHNLSLDGNLAQRKYDGLIVINDDQIKGNVKGLIDFSTKRIQADVKSEIEYLNLNYFGNNANANASVSGIFDGKISMTDINDLNLDASLENLKFTSSDQKFEIPNANVKAFFDNGNRVIDVDAPGAAKGKIVGRFNLGDLASMAQSGLGNVLVGYLPKKIYKGQNFNLEFDVQQKLISYFLPDVYIPSGAHVKGAYIGDTNDLNLDADVPSLKYVMTKKEEIKEADRALARLNPQYKIEEKAVVTDSAVVDSIHLKINTALHQEQILANIQKIKYNKNIVRDIVLKGTNEDDKILHIASTFKVGNESQDASGKLKEYAVNLNQVTNPNGDIAVRFEPTSVKLNKDTWSVDTSAELNHSIVYRKKQGDFLVSNLRLFSEESSILINGMFKGGKDFDTEIKLDNLQLAKVLAFLPGENSMDIRGIANGSAKIKMNKNDLQPIVDIKVEAIKMSGQDVGNLVLNAKNSSAVNVYDIDAHIASDSGVLGDNNLALHGTINNNTPSPTLDLTTSLKDFNIAFAGEFVKSLFSNLRGKANGEVKISGPLSNVDYSGDISMTGLGFKFIFTGVDYNFADAVIPVSKGLVVLDGLKVNDGRANSSGTIAGAINFENLSSLGINLIIQADDLLLLNTSQKDFDTFWGRVTAKGIINISGLSSKLNIDAKAAVLGGSEFTLNTSTASSVEEFKMLRFLKVDEKTGEVSIEQKVNSGANMNIGLILDVDKNSTVNVLVGDNVGNISVRGMANNLRFNMNRTGMMSMNGVYAVDNGTFVSKAILERTFQIEKGSNIAWDGNVMNPYLNIVANYYRVVTNLGEYLTVGKLQPTNVELQIKIKNKMQELNRQGAIAMDIILPDASSQIREALASKLNTEDEKIKQIGSVLIMNSFNVTSSLDGVTIGNAAVSTGYSMLFKNLASVFNAISNDFQIDMDYIKGDQVSNTGDRANTSVNLTLSPRVKIKTGIGIPITRTADVQNNYLSGEGSIEYDVSKANDGSLVLHAYSKPANIGLVVGSNASDNQSYGAGVAYTRSFNKFSELFGKKKNKEKKKNKTDNKAVQDSIRK
- a CDS encoding RsmE family RNA methyltransferase — encoded protein: MKLFYGNITENTVQINEDDQQHIAKVLRMREGEEISVTNGEGALAHGQLYFEGKKVLIEVTELQTETPDFPHHLHIAIAPTKNIDRTEFFIEKATEMGVTEISFLLTEKTERKNLNIDKIRKQVIAASKQSLRFYFPKVNDLIKISDFLQKVNTEKTYVAHCHSELERQDITRLQIQKDICFLIGPEGDFSLKEIQMLKEKQIKAVSLGPQRLRTETAGVFVAAWGYEKMF
- a CDS encoding Lrp/AsnC family transcriptional regulator — translated: MNYQLDEIDNKILGYLVANTRMPFTEIAKLMDVSAGTIHVRVKKMEDAGIILGSSLNIDYGKLDYHFTAFIGILLTKSNRTQEVLKELAKIPNVVEASVISGKYNIFIKIRAKNTDDAKRIIYQIDDIADVMRTESMISMEEYLSDKNRLIQAII
- a CDS encoding TrmH family RNA methyltransferase codes for the protein MNDQRYQDVYEYMKGFLTEERLFKIDKYAEESSDFVLPVLENIYQFRNAAAIIRSVEACGFHKIVALEEENVFNPNTRVARGADTWMQVEKMPKTMASLQQIRDKGYKILAVSPEKNAVSLPEYELKEPVALIFGTEMEGVSQEVLDFADETLIIPMYGFTQSFNVSVAAAICMYELKQKLLKSDIDYKLSDDKKLAMKIRWAVNSTRSGDEVLNHYLKKYNIEATF
- a CDS encoding four helix bundle protein gives rise to the protein MHTYYFEKLQVWQNSKDFVLKVYSVTNTFPESEKFGIISQIQRASTSISANIAEGFSRNSDKEKAKFINIAYGSAIEVLNFLIISKDLLFLSEKDYTELRKQIEHITNQLQALNKTISK
- the tsaD gene encoding tRNA (adenosine(37)-N6)-threonylcarbamoyltransferase complex transferase subunit TsaD, translated to MSKSVILGIESSCDDTSAAIIQGNSILSNIAANQKIHLEYGGVVPELASRAHQQNIIPVVHQALNQANIQQNEICAIGFTRGPGLLGSLLVGTSFAKSLAMSLDVPLIEVNHLQAHILAHFIEDANPNPPKFPFICLTVSGGHTLIVLVKDYFDMEILGRTIDDAAGEAFDKIGKIMDLDYPAGPIIDKLSKEGDENAFQFNKPKLEGYDYSFSGIKTSVLYFLQKEVKKNPEFVKENLNNLCASVQKNIIDILLKKLEKAADDYGVKEIAIAGGVSANSKLRSALQELSEKKGWNYYIPKFEYTTDNAAMIAMVAKLKYEKGEFTDLRTTATAKYDL